A DNA window from Paenibacillus sp. HWE-109 contains the following coding sequences:
- a CDS encoding HEAT repeat domain-containing protein — protein sequence MTESNYLLTDEQMMQFITKGYLVLRNELPNQLHQSIMNQINHVMHNEGNPGNNILPRVPDIQQLFDTPTVNGALSSVLGPDYYMHPHRHCHYNQPGNATPGGGQWHKDGYWSSMRSHRPWWAMIFYYTHDITEDLGPTAIMPGTQYYEKFIDEQGETLLPTGKAGTMVLVHFDLWHRASLNVSPLDRYMLKFQFLRLHAPEIPTWNHQSKEMIVPEGTPAAHLNLWQDVWDWLRGERLIKQVNNSTSEKRLLSLQINLESEDPTVRGRAADELGQIGATASSCAPSLGVLLNDPVETTALNAAYALGHLEIQGISTLISHLTEGSTLIAERAAYGLQAAGDEAIPELLRVMKHTDEKRRALAAFVLGMIGSSAGEVTSALISSLQDESEWVRRNAVEALGMMKNADESIVLALAKVLKDSLRSETNDDSDSSNQTAKTSYAVSQRYITNKIGYTAALSLLRTGHVGDVREAVSSLAEALHSQDRYVRAYAVEALTHLRTAEAVDILIRYYRSSRWCPDTSKASTF from the coding sequence ATGACAGAATCCAATTACTTGTTGACGGATGAACAAATGATGCAATTTATTACGAAAGGCTATCTTGTTCTTCGGAACGAATTACCTAATCAGCTTCATCAAAGCATTATGAACCAGATTAATCACGTTATGCACAATGAAGGAAATCCAGGAAACAACATTCTCCCACGTGTCCCAGATATTCAACAGCTGTTCGATACGCCGACCGTCAACGGAGCCTTAAGCAGTGTATTAGGTCCTGACTATTACATGCATCCTCATCGCCACTGTCATTACAATCAACCTGGAAATGCGACTCCTGGTGGCGGACAATGGCACAAAGACGGCTATTGGTCTTCCATGCGGAGCCACCGTCCATGGTGGGCAATGATCTTCTATTACACCCACGATATAACAGAAGATTTAGGTCCAACTGCGATCATGCCTGGCACCCAATATTACGAAAAATTTATCGACGAACAGGGCGAAACCCTGTTGCCCACAGGTAAGGCAGGTACGATGGTGCTCGTACATTTCGATTTGTGGCATAGAGCTTCGCTTAATGTATCACCACTAGATCGTTATATGCTTAAGTTTCAATTCCTAAGATTGCATGCACCGGAGATTCCGACCTGGAATCATCAAAGCAAGGAGATGATTGTGCCAGAAGGAACACCTGCTGCCCACTTAAATTTATGGCAGGACGTCTGGGACTGGCTTCGCGGTGAACGGCTAATAAAGCAAGTTAACAACAGTACGAGCGAGAAGCGATTGTTGTCATTACAGATCAACCTTGAGTCTGAAGACCCTACCGTTCGCGGCCGGGCTGCTGACGAATTGGGCCAGATAGGAGCAACAGCTTCTTCTTGCGCTCCTTCGCTTGGTGTTCTATTAAATGATCCGGTGGAAACCACGGCTTTGAATGCAGCCTATGCGCTTGGACACCTTGAAATACAAGGTATTAGCACCCTAATCAGCCATCTTACTGAGGGCTCAACCCTTATTGCTGAACGAGCAGCATATGGATTGCAAGCAGCTGGCGATGAGGCAATTCCCGAGCTGCTTCGTGTTATGAAGCATACAGACGAGAAGCGCAGGGCATTAGCAGCATTCGTACTTGGAATGATTGGATCTTCCGCAGGTGAAGTTACTTCCGCGCTAATCTCAAGTTTACAAGATGAGAGTGAATGGGTTCGCCGAAATGCAGTCGAAGCACTAGGTATGATGAAAAATGCTGATGAATCCATTGTTCTGGCATTAGCTAAAGTTCTAAAGGATTCATTAAGAAGTGAAACTAACGATGATTCAGATTCCAGCAATCAAACAGCGAAAACGTCTTATGCAGTCTCTCAGCGTTACATTACGAATAAGATTGGATATACTGCGGCACTATCGCTACTTCGTACCGGGCATGTCGGGGATGTCAGGGAAGCTGTCAGTTCCTTGGCTGAAGCTCTTCATAGCCAAGACCGTTACGTCAGAGCTTATGCAGTGGAAGCACTCACCCATCTGCGAACTGCGGAAGCAGTAGACATCTTGATCCGCTATTACCGATCATCTCGCTGGTGTCCAGATACGAGCAAAGCTAGTACTTTCTAG
- a CDS encoding AraC family transcriptional regulator: protein MVLDFAEFHPYVYYATRYPFSKAQTSNNRICYTSSLYLISEGRGVIQTGGRTYETTAGSLVFIPAGQPHHWVADSLDPMVHICCYFDWSYVARRVDFADPSRICYDVNALEPSLIGPIFPYSLPEYLKVEKLQIWMDFFEKFYTDNCYTNERTYIRNLRIQSSFQQFIEFFLTFALKEEHIPNLRMSKLLDRLDQDLVLGNPQPLETYYKELGISRGYFFDLFKQVTGVPPTQYVIQFRINRAKEDLLFTNLNITEIAEKHGFSSIHYFSKLFRKLHGRSPREYREEKNYM, encoded by the coding sequence ATGGTGTTGGATTTCGCTGAATTTCATCCTTATGTGTACTATGCAACCAGATATCCGTTCTCAAAGGCTCAGACTAGCAACAATCGGATTTGTTACACGTCCTCCTTATATTTGATAAGCGAAGGCAGAGGTGTCATTCAAACTGGTGGTCGTACTTATGAAACAACAGCAGGTTCTCTTGTGTTCATTCCTGCTGGCCAGCCCCATCATTGGGTTGCCGACAGCTTAGATCCAATGGTTCACATTTGCTGTTATTTCGATTGGTCCTATGTAGCTCGTCGAGTCGATTTCGCCGATCCGAGCCGAATTTGTTATGATGTTAACGCGCTGGAGCCATCATTGATTGGCCCCATTTTTCCATATTCTTTACCCGAGTATTTGAAAGTAGAGAAACTGCAAATATGGATGGATTTTTTCGAGAAATTTTATACGGATAATTGCTATACGAACGAGAGGACTTATATTCGTAATTTAAGGATTCAAAGCAGTTTCCAGCAGTTTATCGAGTTTTTTCTAACTTTTGCCCTGAAAGAGGAGCATATCCCTAATCTCCGCATGTCCAAGTTGCTTGATCGATTGGATCAGGATCTGGTACTTGGCAATCCACAACCGTTGGAAACGTATTACAAAGAATTAGGTATAAGCCGAGGTTATTTTTTTGATTTGTTCAAACAAGTAACGGGAGTTCCGCCTACCCAATATGTCATTCAATTCAGGATTAACCGCGCGAAAGAGGACCTCCTCTTCACAAACCTGAATATCACTGAAATCGCTGAAAAACACGGTTTTTCATCTATCCATTATTTTTCGAAGCTATTCCGCAAGTTACACGGTCGCTCACCACGGGAGTACCGGGAGGAGAAGAATTACATGTAG
- a CDS encoding peptidoglycan-binding protein, translating into MFQGKKKHIWILCICIALFCSSTTTAFAYGKGAKGPDVYAVQGMLKSLGYYGGPITGYYGNQTQAGVKAFQSRYGLPVTGDVDDQTLQSILWAYGNLKIPKKTPSTPTPTPVPISPTPTPVPISPTPTPVPQVPSETGLTVEEQQMLDLVNKERAAVGLSPLLADAALIKTARLKSQDMVDNKYFSHDSPTYGSPFDMMEKFGITYNAAGENIACNQSVQAAHEALMNSPGHKANILSKDYTHIGIGIVNGGPCGKMFTQQFIGK; encoded by the coding sequence ATGTTTCAAGGCAAAAAAAAGCATATCTGGATCTTATGCATTTGTATCGCCTTGTTCTGCTCATCCACAACGACTGCTTTTGCTTATGGCAAAGGAGCTAAGGGACCGGATGTGTATGCGGTTCAGGGGATGCTGAAGTCACTTGGCTACTATGGTGGTCCTATTACGGGCTACTATGGAAACCAAACACAAGCGGGTGTCAAAGCTTTCCAAAGCAGATATGGTCTTCCGGTAACAGGTGATGTAGATGATCAAACCTTGCAGTCCATCCTATGGGCATACGGGAATCTGAAAATACCGAAAAAGACGCCGTCCACGCCGACGCCTACACCAGTACCGATATCTCCGACGCCAACTCCGGTACCGATATCGCCAACCCCGACCCCAGTTCCTCAGGTTCCATCGGAGACAGGCTTGACGGTTGAGGAGCAGCAAATGCTTGATTTGGTGAATAAAGAACGAGCAGCCGTGGGACTTTCTCCACTTCTAGCGGATGCGGCGCTGATCAAAACGGCAAGGCTCAAAAGTCAGGATATGGTTGATAACAAATATTTCTCCCATGATTCACCAACGTATGGATCGCCATTCGATATGATGGAGAAATTCGGTATAACGTATAATGCCGCTGGCGAAAATATCGCTTGTAATCAAAGCGTACAAGCAGCGCACGAAGCCCTGATGAATTCACCTGGCCACAAAGCGAATATTCTAAGCAAAGATTATACGCATATTGGCATTGGTATCGTTAATGGGGGACCCTGCGGCAAGATGTTTACGCAGCAGTTTATTGGGAAATAA
- a CDS encoding nitroreductase family protein, translating to MELTKLIKERRSVHQFDYKSVPLEVVSELLDTAVWVPNHRMTQPWRFVIIQGEGRQKLADIVRKFREANEPDPVKAKEIGQKLFDKFMSVPMFIAVVLQVNANPAIAEEDYASASCVIHNFSLLAWEQGIGMVWETYPLLRLDAFREAFGVKPDERIIASMHVGYPGKIPPAQQRIPASERLTVLE from the coding sequence ATGGAGCTAACAAAACTTATCAAAGAACGACGTTCCGTACACCAATTCGATTATAAATCTGTTCCGTTGGAAGTGGTGTCCGAACTTCTGGATACGGCCGTTTGGGTACCTAATCACCGGATGACGCAGCCGTGGCGCTTTGTCATCATCCAAGGTGAGGGGCGCCAGAAACTGGCCGATATTGTGCGCAAGTTCAGAGAAGCCAATGAGCCCGATCCTGTGAAGGCCAAGGAAATTGGCCAAAAGCTATTCGACAAGTTCATGTCTGTGCCTATGTTCATTGCCGTTGTCCTGCAAGTGAATGCGAATCCAGCTATAGCGGAAGAAGATTATGCCTCGGCTAGCTGTGTCATTCACAATTTCAGCTTGCTTGCATGGGAGCAAGGAATTGGCATGGTGTGGGAGACGTATCCATTGCTGCGGTTAGATGCTTTCCGTGAAGCTTTCGGTGTAAAGCCGGATGAACGGATAATTGCCAGCATGCATGTAGGTTATCCAGGGAAAATTCCACCCGCGCAGCAGCGCATACCGGCTAGTGAACGCTTGACGGTGTTGGAATAA
- a CDS encoding putative bifunctional diguanylate cyclase/phosphodiesterase produces the protein MSTRHLILTCIIYLLPSIYFLYSSIEIGLRNPKSKIHRAATLFVANYAVIFLTQFLMNLFPSSYAPFFYQIIFFPSILLSTGLGMMFYFSISKIGDKLSRTVRIVIYVVPFCLFTPLAVFTPYVIKGYEPNSEWIKPVAGPLFPYFLLFVLLYVTTEILMLVRIIRAHSGIHRRKYVILMITSLVTLFWGILVSIFTNLVHISMTLPELSIHPVIFYVLAARAIIKRYDLLPGESRKYEMLFDLVPFGVALLDKDGNIVEINAAGKRMLPPVDDEHSPNAYSFLNTFPEEQQPELLESHRKLFDARHSLHNFEVNKLSIMTNKPMTLVIDTDYLDVGDETLEFMILRDITAQKEAEQKISFLAYHDALTGLPNRNQFQRVVKDLLQQAEKENQLLAVMLLDLDRFKIVNDSLGHQVGDRLLQFVAGLLSEPFYEGSTVARIGGDEFLILLPNLPSKNDGLQIANHLIARFQNAAYTENGIELSVTASMGISFYPNDGKDVHSLIKSADISMYRAKEQGRNQMEAYQPSMSHMADERLALERNLRKAIERDELVLYYQPQIDLTDGRVCGMEALVRWNSPEQGMVPPLQFIPFAEECGLIVPLGDWVLRNACLQCKHWQDQGLPALKVAVNISTLQFHQHHFADKVQAVLEETGLDAKYLCLEITESVAIQNEEQALALLNQLTALGISIAIDDFGTGFSSLSLLHKLPVHQIKIDKSFIGDKSPQGAQIAKSIISLSRSLNMNVLAEGVETEEQYNFLAQHKCDSIQGYLISRPVSANEFEQWHRARLNHISNQIPSFAAQREDLL, from the coding sequence ATGTCCACGCGTCATCTTATACTAACGTGTATAATTTATCTTCTTCCCTCCATCTACTTTTTGTATTCCTCTATAGAAATTGGGCTCCGAAATCCCAAAAGCAAGATTCATCGCGCAGCTACCCTTTTCGTTGCCAACTACGCGGTCATTTTCCTGACTCAATTCTTAATGAATCTTTTTCCCTCCTCCTATGCGCCTTTTTTTTACCAAATTATCTTCTTCCCAAGCATCTTGCTTTCCACAGGTCTGGGTATGATGTTTTACTTCAGCATTAGCAAAATTGGCGACAAACTTTCCCGCACAGTCCGAATTGTCATATACGTTGTACCCTTTTGCTTGTTTACTCCCTTGGCCGTCTTCACCCCCTATGTCATTAAGGGATATGAACCGAATAGCGAGTGGATCAAACCTGTCGCCGGCCCATTATTTCCTTATTTTCTGCTGTTTGTGCTGCTGTATGTAACTACTGAAATACTTATGCTCGTCAGGATCATACGTGCACATTCCGGCATTCACCGGCGTAAATATGTCATATTGATGATAACTAGCCTTGTCACTTTATTTTGGGGTATTCTCGTGTCCATTTTCACCAATCTTGTACATATTTCTATGACTTTGCCCGAACTCTCCATTCATCCGGTGATCTTCTATGTCCTTGCCGCTCGTGCGATTATCAAAAGATATGATTTGCTGCCCGGTGAATCCCGCAAGTATGAGATGCTGTTCGATCTCGTTCCTTTCGGTGTTGCCCTGCTGGACAAGGACGGGAATATTGTTGAAATTAATGCAGCTGGCAAAAGAATGCTGCCTCCGGTTGATGATGAACATTCACCTAACGCGTATTCCTTTCTGAATACCTTTCCCGAGGAACAGCAGCCAGAGCTGCTTGAGTCGCACCGTAAGCTCTTCGATGCTAGGCATTCCTTGCACAATTTCGAAGTAAATAAACTATCGATCATGACCAATAAACCGATGACTTTGGTCATCGATACCGACTATTTGGATGTTGGGGACGAAACGCTTGAGTTTATGATTCTACGAGATATCACCGCACAAAAGGAAGCAGAACAGAAAATCTCCTTCCTCGCTTATCACGATGCCCTGACAGGCCTGCCCAATCGCAACCAGTTTCAACGCGTTGTGAAAGACTTATTACAGCAAGCCGAAAAAGAGAATCAGCTGCTTGCCGTCATGCTGCTGGATTTGGATCGTTTCAAAATTGTTAACGATAGCCTCGGTCATCAAGTCGGTGATCGGCTGCTGCAGTTTGTGGCAGGCCTTTTATCAGAGCCTTTCTACGAAGGAAGTACCGTTGCTAGGATAGGCGGGGACGAATTTCTCATTCTCCTCCCTAATTTGCCAAGCAAAAATGATGGACTGCAAATCGCCAATCATCTAATTGCTCGTTTCCAGAACGCTGCATACACTGAGAATGGTATTGAATTGAGCGTAACCGCAAGCATGGGTATCAGCTTCTACCCGAATGATGGCAAGGACGTTCATTCCTTAATTAAGAGCGCAGACATCTCGATGTATCGAGCCAAAGAACAAGGGCGCAACCAAATGGAAGCCTATCAGCCTTCCATGAGTCATATGGCCGATGAGCGTCTCGCCTTGGAACGCAACTTGCGCAAAGCTATTGAACGCGATGAGCTGGTGCTTTATTATCAGCCGCAAATTGACCTGACTGATGGCCGTGTTTGCGGCATGGAAGCTCTTGTTCGCTGGAACTCGCCTGAACAAGGCATGGTCCCGCCGCTTCAGTTCATTCCTTTCGCCGAAGAATGCGGGCTTATTGTGCCCCTCGGAGATTGGGTGCTGCGCAATGCCTGCCTGCAGTGCAAGCATTGGCAGGATCAGGGATTGCCCGCCCTTAAGGTAGCGGTTAACATTTCTACTCTGCAATTTCATCAGCATCATTTCGCAGACAAGGTGCAAGCGGTTCTGGAGGAAACGGGATTAGATGCCAAGTATCTTTGTTTGGAAATTACCGAAAGTGTTGCTATACAGAACGAAGAGCAGGCGCTTGCCTTACTGAATCAGTTAACCGCACTTGGCATCTCGATTGCGATCGATGATTTCGGTACCGGCTTCTCTTCACTTTCCCTGCTTCACAAGTTGCCCGTCCATCAAATCAAAATTGATAAGTCCTTTATCGGAGACAAGTCTCCGCAAGGCGCCCAAATTGCCAAAAGCATCATTTCCCTGTCCCGCAGCCTGAATATGAATGTGTTGGCAGAAGGCGTTGAAACGGAAGAACAATACAACTTCTTAGCCCAGCACAAATGCGATAGCATCCAAGGCTACTTGATTTCACGTCCTGTTAGCGCCAATGAGTTTGAACAATGGCATCGTGCTCGACTAAACCACATAAGCAATCAGATACCCAGCTTCGCCGCCCAAAGAGAAGATCTTCTCTAG
- a CDS encoding anthranilate phosphoribosyltransferase: protein MISLLKEVGRGKRGARDLTYEEASQAAELMLTGSATQAQMGAFLVAERIKMESPDEIKAFIHALRKRTNAYPIPGSIDCAGPYDGRARTFIATLPTAFVLAACGLPTTLHGSPSMPPKWGITLTDVLAALGVPALSASREALVSAASRTGFLFTPTENWCPPLGELRELRQELGLRTVFNTAEKLLRFTEAPFMAVGVFHGTVFEKITNLLIELGISRGIVVQGMEGSEDLAIDKRTRTYLIQDGASELFIVDPEIYELMVEVPEVEWTAQLQGETTLAVLRGEAELPYLNMVLLNSAVRLWVSQKAGSIEEGIYLARHAIEQGAALQKYTEWTQAIKLVSTT, encoded by the coding sequence ATGATATCTTTACTCAAAGAAGTGGGCCGCGGCAAACGCGGAGCCAGAGACCTCACGTATGAGGAGGCTTCACAGGCAGCAGAACTCATGCTTACAGGCAGTGCGACACAAGCACAAATGGGCGCTTTCCTCGTCGCCGAGCGTATTAAAATGGAATCGCCGGATGAGATCAAAGCGTTCATCCATGCGCTTCGCAAGCGGACGAACGCTTATCCTATCCCCGGCAGCATCGACTGCGCCGGCCCTTATGACGGACGCGCGCGCACGTTCATTGCGACGTTGCCAACGGCATTCGTGCTGGCGGCCTGCGGTCTGCCAACTACGCTGCACGGCAGCCCCAGCATGCCGCCCAAGTGGGGCATCACGCTGACGGATGTCCTAGCAGCGCTAGGCGTTCCCGCACTTTCCGCATCGCGCGAAGCGCTCGTTTCCGCTGCATCCCGAACAGGTTTCCTGTTCACGCCAACGGAAAACTGGTGCCCGCCGCTCGGCGAGCTGCGCGAACTGCGCCAAGAACTCGGGCTGCGCACTGTGTTCAATACCGCAGAGAAGCTGCTTCGTTTCACAGAAGCGCCTTTCATGGCGGTCGGTGTGTTCCACGGCACTGTGTTCGAGAAAATCACTAATTTATTGATCGAATTAGGGATATCCCGCGGTATCGTGGTACAGGGGATGGAAGGTTCGGAAGATCTGGCCATCGATAAGCGTACACGAACCTACCTGATTCAAGACGGGGCCAGTGAGTTATTTATCGTGGATCCTGAAATTTATGAATTAATGGTTGAGGTCCCCGAGGTTGAATGGACAGCCCAGCTGCAAGGTGAAACCACCCTCGCCGTACTGCGCGGAGAAGCGGAACTCCCCTATTTGAACATGGTTCTACTCAATAGTGCCGTTCGTTTGTGGGTATCACAAAAAGCAGGTTCGATCGAAGAAGGCATTTACTTGGCTCGACATGCGATTGAGCAAGGAGCCGCTTTACAGAAATATACGGAATGGACTCAGGCGATTAAACTTGTTTCTACAACTTAA
- a CDS encoding ANTAR domain-containing response regulator, with product MLQSFILIDELKATRSATSSSSTALNDSERAVESLPDEMLKDLGFRVYAASTVKEISFIIPKVDAVLLSVSPDQVEPWRNRVFALKSLPLFWWCDKLTFPSHECKVDGGIDGLIGSTMTALEVHCALLLGVNHYFQRTEWQQEREQLLSKLEERKWVDQAKRILCEIKGISEAESYDFLRKQAMNERKRMVDVATSIVKVYQLLQDQNQGGRKR from the coding sequence ATGTTGCAATCATTTATACTGATCGACGAGTTGAAAGCAACTCGCTCAGCTACCTCCTCGTCCTCCACTGCGCTGAATGATTCAGAACGTGCCGTGGAATCCTTGCCTGACGAGATGTTGAAGGATCTGGGATTTCGCGTATATGCCGCTTCTACTGTCAAAGAAATTTCCTTTATCATTCCTAAGGTCGATGCTGTATTATTATCAGTAAGTCCTGATCAAGTAGAACCGTGGCGCAATCGTGTGTTTGCTCTCAAAAGCCTCCCCTTATTCTGGTGGTGCGACAAACTAACGTTTCCTTCCCATGAATGCAAGGTCGATGGCGGCATTGATGGCTTAATTGGTTCAACAATGACTGCACTGGAAGTTCATTGCGCTTTGCTGCTGGGCGTGAATCATTATTTTCAACGAACCGAGTGGCAGCAAGAACGTGAACAGCTTCTGTCCAAGCTCGAAGAGCGGAAATGGGTAGATCAAGCGAAGCGGATCTTATGTGAAATAAAAGGGATTTCCGAAGCGGAGTCCTACGATTTTTTACGTAAACAAGCGATGAATGAACGTAAACGAATGGTAGACGTGGCTACCTCCATTGTCAAGGTGTATCAACTACTTCAGGATCAGAATCAAGGAGGTCGGAAACGATGA
- a CDS encoding nitrate/nitrite transporter yields MVDRKSFLQVGHKGSLFSSFLYFDMSFMVWVLLGPLAVILANDFHLDAAQKANLVALPTLGGAVLRLVLGVLTDKIGPKLTGQIGLSLTLVPLFWGWQFANSMGDMYFVALMLGIAGASFAAALPLASSWYPPQYQGLAMGIAGAGNSGTIFATLFANRIAQHYGDWHVVLGLAMIPIALTLIVFSILAKDSPNKPAPKTIAEYSKVLKQKDSWLFCILYSVTFGGFVGMATYLTIFFNTQYGLSPVRAADFTTLCVIGGSFFRPVGGWLADKIGGIRMLMVLYGIVALMMAGISTLPALSLTTVMLFIAMMAFGMGNGSVFQLVPQRFRNEIGVVTGIVGAAGGLGGYFLPKILGNLKLSTGSFTPGFLILSGIAVVCILLIAVVQGQWKRTWIGEGGKVKAAPASLDSLHA; encoded by the coding sequence ATGGTTGATCGGAAGAGTTTTTTGCAAGTAGGACACAAAGGGTCGTTATTTAGTTCATTCTTGTATTTTGACATGAGTTTCATGGTTTGGGTCCTTCTTGGTCCGCTTGCGGTTATTCTTGCTAATGATTTTCATCTCGATGCCGCTCAAAAAGCCAATCTGGTAGCTTTGCCGACACTCGGTGGTGCGGTTCTTCGATTAGTATTAGGTGTACTGACAGATAAAATAGGCCCCAAACTAACGGGGCAAATCGGACTTAGCTTAACCCTCGTACCGCTGTTCTGGGGCTGGCAATTCGCCAATTCGATGGGAGATATGTATTTCGTGGCATTGATGCTCGGTATTGCAGGTGCCAGCTTTGCAGCCGCGCTGCCATTAGCCAGCAGTTGGTATCCCCCGCAGTATCAAGGCTTAGCGATGGGCATCGCAGGAGCCGGCAACAGCGGAACCATCTTTGCAACCTTGTTCGCTAACCGGATCGCCCAGCACTATGGGGACTGGCATGTTGTTCTCGGTCTTGCGATGATTCCAATTGCGTTGACACTGATTGTTTTCAGCATTCTGGCAAAAGATAGCCCGAATAAGCCAGCGCCCAAAACCATCGCCGAGTATAGCAAAGTATTGAAGCAAAAAGATTCTTGGTTGTTTTGTATTCTTTATAGTGTAACGTTCGGTGGTTTTGTAGGAATGGCTACGTATTTAACGATCTTCTTTAATACACAATACGGGCTCTCCCCGGTTCGGGCTGCTGATTTTACAACATTATGTGTGATTGGAGGAAGTTTCTTCCGCCCAGTAGGTGGCTGGCTGGCAGATAAGATCGGCGGAATTCGTATGCTGATGGTTCTATACGGCATTGTGGCTTTAATGATGGCAGGTATTTCTACACTTCCTGCACTTTCGCTCACAACAGTGATGCTCTTCATTGCCATGATGGCGTTCGGGATGGGGAATGGTTCTGTGTTCCAACTCGTACCACAGCGCTTTCGCAACGAAATCGGTGTGGTAACAGGAATCGTAGGTGCGGCGGGCGGTCTCGGTGGTTACTTCCTGCCGAAGATTCTTGGTAATTTGAAATTGTCTACAGGTTCTTTCACACCAGGGTTTCTGATTTTAAGCGGGATTGCAGTTGTTTGTATCTTATTGATTGCAGTCGTGCAAGGACAATGGAAAAGGACCTGGATTGGCGAAGGCGGTAAAGTAAAAGCAGCACCTGCTTCGCTGGATAGCCTGCATGCTTAA